Proteins from a single region of Alphaproteobacteria bacterium:
- a CDS encoding YidB family protein, with product MNLMNMILEQAIKSLGNGQQGPLVHAFIDYVQQHGGEQGIATMIENFEKNGLGRIVQSWISTGQNMPITPEQVEQGLGEAHVQQISSAANMTPQETTTQLAQILPKLVDKLSPSGELDTQMISTVLGIFNAQKAA from the coding sequence ATGAACCTGATGAACATGATTTTGGAACAAGCTATTAAATCACTTGGCAACGGGCAACAAGGCCCGCTCGTACATGCGTTCATCGACTATGTTCAGCAACATGGCGGCGAGCAAGGCATCGCCACGATGATAGAGAATTTTGAAAAGAATGGTCTTGGTCGAATCGTGCAATCATGGATTTCTACCGGACAGAATATGCCAATCACGCCAGAACAAGTTGAACAAGGTTTGGGCGAAGCACATGTTCAACAAATCTCCAGCGCCGCCAACATGACGCCGCAAGAAACAACCACACAGCTTGCACAAATTTTGCCAAAACTGGTGGACAAGCTTTCACCCAGTGGTGAATTGGATACGCAAATGATCAGCACGGTCCTTGGCATTTTTAACGCACAAAAAGCCGCTTAA
- a CDS encoding succinate dehydrogenase iron-sulfur subunit — translation MVELTLPAHSKVQTGVTHPAPAGVKNPRKFKIYRFNPDKNENPSLDTYTVDMDDCGPMVLDALLYIKNKIDPTLTFRRSCREGICGSCAMNIDGQNTLACLKATEDCHGDVAVYPLPHRPVVKDLIPDVTQLYAQYASIQPWLQTQTLPPPDKERLQSQDERKKLDGLYECILCFCCSTSCPSYWWNEERYLGPAILLQAYRWIADSRDEMTGERLDNLEDPFRLYRCHTIMNCTNACPKGLNPAQAIAEIKQLMVERRA, via the coding sequence ATGGTTGAACTTACCCTTCCGGCGCATTCCAAAGTCCAAACCGGTGTTACACACCCAGCGCCTGCCGGCGTTAAAAATCCGCGCAAGTTTAAAATCTACCGTTTCAATCCTGATAAAAACGAAAATCCATCACTCGATACCTATACCGTTGATATGGATGATTGTGGCCCGATGGTGCTTGATGCACTGCTCTATATTAAAAACAAAATTGATCCGACGCTGACGTTTCGCCGTTCCTGCCGTGAAGGTATTTGTGGTTCATGCGCGATGAACATTGATGGACAAAATACATTAGCCTGCTTAAAGGCAACCGAAGATTGCCATGGGGATGTCGCTGTTTACCCGTTGCCGCACCGCCCGGTGGTGAAAGATTTAATTCCCGATGTAACGCAGCTTTACGCACAATACGCATCCATCCAGCCTTGGCTGCAGACACAAACCTTGCCGCCACCGGATAAAGAGCGTTTACAATCGCAAGATGAGCGCAAAAAACTTGATGGCTTGTATGAATGCATTTTGTGCTTCTGCTGCTCAACTTCATGCCCGAGCTATTGGTGGAATGAGGAACGCTATCTTGGCCCTGCGATATTACTGCAAGCCTATCGCTGGATTGCAGATAGCCGCGATGAAATGACGGGTGAACGTCTGGATAATCTTGAAGATCCATTCCGTTTATATCGCTGCCATACCATTATGAACTGCACCAATGCTTGTCCAAAGGGGTTGAACCCCGCGCAAGCGATTGCAGAAATTAAGCAGTTAATGGTTGAACGCCGCGCTTAA
- a CDS encoding YifB family Mg chelatase-like AAA ATPase, whose product MVARIRTVAFEGVDVLDVDVQAQISSGLVAFTLVGLPDKAVTESRERVRAALHALGLSMPAKRITVNLAPADVQKEGSHFDLPIALALLVAMGVVPQDAVADYIALGELALDGSLTRVTGVLPAAINAKAHEFGLICPAANGSEALWAGDDMNVLAPQSLLQLINHFKGTQVLTRPERRMENLDGASPDLRDVKGQEAAKRVLEVVAAGGHNLLMLGPPGSGKSMLAARLPGLLPPLSPREALEVSMIHSVAGMLPDGQLLRRRPFRDPHHSASLPALIGGGMKAKPGEVSLAHFGVLFLDELPEFQRPTLEALRQPLETGRAVVARANHHLTYPARFQLIAAMNPCRCGYLGDASQACNKAPGCGADYQNKLSGPLLDRIDCHVEVPAVSANDLSLPQAKEDSATVAARVAQARACQIERYSKMDAPIKPNNNSEADGELLQKVATPDSGGQNLLSQAAEQLKLSARGYTRVVRVARTLADLEGVDGVKRAHVAEALSYRRVANSR is encoded by the coding sequence ATGGTCGCACGCATACGCACCGTTGCCTTTGAAGGCGTGGATGTCCTTGATGTGGATGTGCAAGCGCAGATTTCATCTGGTCTCGTTGCCTTTACTCTTGTCGGTTTGCCGGACAAGGCCGTGACGGAATCCCGTGAACGGGTGCGCGCGGCGCTTCATGCGCTTGGGCTTTCCATGCCCGCCAAGCGCATCACCGTAAATTTGGCGCCAGCGGATGTACAAAAAGAAGGAAGCCATTTCGATCTACCCATCGCGCTTGCCTTGCTCGTTGCGATGGGCGTCGTGCCGCAAGACGCCGTTGCTGATTATATTGCGCTGGGCGAATTGGCACTTGATGGAAGTCTAACACGCGTAACAGGCGTTTTGCCTGCGGCGATTAATGCTAAGGCACATGAGTTTGGTTTGATTTGCCCCGCCGCAAATGGCAGCGAAGCATTGTGGGCAGGGGATGATATGAATGTGCTTGCGCCGCAATCATTGCTGCAACTCATCAATCATTTTAAGGGCACCCAAGTCCTTACGCGGCCTGAGCGCCGCATGGAAAATCTGGATGGCGCATCACCAGATTTGCGCGATGTGAAAGGGCAGGAAGCTGCCAAGCGTGTGTTGGAAGTTGTCGCGGCAGGCGGGCATAATTTATTGATGCTGGGCCCGCCGGGTTCCGGTAAAAGCATGCTTGCTGCGCGTCTGCCGGGTTTATTGCCGCCACTTTCACCACGCGAAGCGTTGGAGGTATCGATGATTCATTCGGTGGCTGGCATGTTGCCTGATGGACAATTGCTGCGCCGTCGTCCGTTTCGTGATCCGCATCATTCAGCTTCACTACCGGCACTTATTGGCGGCGGGATGAAAGCTAAGCCCGGTGAAGTCTCGCTCGCGCATTTTGGTGTGCTATTTTTGGATGAGCTTCCCGAATTCCAGCGTCCAACATTGGAAGCGCTGCGTCAGCCATTGGAAACAGGACGCGCGGTTGTTGCACGCGCTAATCACCATTTAACCTATCCTGCACGGTTCCAATTGATCGCCGCGATGAATCCGTGCCGTTGCGGTTATCTGGGCGATGCGTCGCAAGCATGCAATAAAGCCCCTGGCTGCGGTGCGGATTATCAAAACAAGCTTTCTGGGCCGCTGCTTGACCGTATTGATTGCCATGTAGAAGTTCCCGCTGTCAGCGCAAATGATTTAAGTTTGCCACAAGCCAAGGAAGATAGTGCAACGGTGGCCGCGCGCGTTGCGCAGGCCAGAGCATGTCAGATCGAGCGCTATTCGAAAATGGATGCACCAATAAAACCAAATAACAATTCCGAAGCAGATGGAGAGTTGCTACAGAAAGTTGCAACCCCCGACAGTGGCGGCCAGAATTTATTAAGCCAGGCTGCTGAGCAACTTAAGCTATCTGCGCGGGGTTACACCCGCGTTGTGCGTGTTGCCAGAACCCTAGCAGATTTGGAAGGCGTGGATGGCGTAAAGCGCGCCCATGTTGCAGAAGCATTGAGTTATCGCCGCGTTGCCAATAGCCGCTAG
- a CDS encoding pyridoxine 5'-phosphate synthase, which produces MRLGINIDHVATLRNARGGNNPDPLRAALMAKDAGADLITAHLREDRRHIRDADMERLRAECGLPLNMEMAVTDEMTKIALRLKPHAVCLVPERRQEITTEGGLDVITHFEKIKTCVGALQDAGIEVALFISPDEAQIDASKKTACKAIELHTGSYADAGAQQSQELKRLRVGADYAALLGIEVHAGHGLTYDNVSPVAAIKPIVELNIGHFLMGEAMFVGMHSSIQKMKNIMADARKKAAA; this is translated from the coding sequence ATGCGATTAGGAATTAACATTGATCATGTAGCGACTTTGCGCAATGCGCGCGGGGGCAATAACCCGGACCCATTACGTGCTGCCCTTATGGCTAAAGACGCGGGTGCGGATTTGATCACCGCACATCTACGTGAAGACCGTCGCCATATACGCGATGCGGATATGGAGCGTTTGCGGGCTGAGTGCGGTTTACCACTCAATATGGAAATGGCTGTCACGGATGAAATGACCAAGATTGCATTGCGCCTTAAACCACATGCAGTATGTCTGGTCCCCGAGCGCCGCCAGGAAATCACGACCGAAGGCGGGCTTGATGTCATCACGCATTTTGAAAAAATAAAAACCTGCGTTGGCGCATTACAGGATGCCGGGATTGAAGTCGCCTTGTTCATCAGCCCCGATGAAGCACAGATTGACGCTTCCAAAAAAACCGCATGCAAAGCGATTGAATTGCACACTGGTTCTTACGCCGATGCTGGCGCGCAGCAATCACAGGAATTAAAGCGCCTGCGCGTTGGCGCTGATTATGCAGCACTGCTTGGCATTGAAGTACATGCGGGCCATGGTCTTACCTATGATAATGTCTCGCCCGTGGCTGCAATTAAGCCGATTGTTGAATTGAATATAGGGCATTTCTTGATGGGTGAAGCAATGTTTGTTGGCATGCACAGCAGTATCCAGAAAATGAAAAACATTATGGCGGATGCGCGCAAGAAAGCTGCTGCATGA
- the acpS gene encoding holo-ACP synthase — MIIGIGNDICDITRIEKTYAKYGERFLKRIYTPIEQKKALQRSSAPPTLAKRFAAKEACAKALGTGMSAGVFWKDMGVVNDPNGKPTLVLTGGALKRLEAMTPKGYSASIHLTLTDEYPNAQAFVIIEAIKKD; from the coding sequence ATGATTATCGGCATTGGTAATGACATTTGCGATATTACGCGCATCGAAAAGACCTATGCCAAATATGGGGAGCGTTTTTTAAAACGTATTTACACACCGATTGAACAAAAAAAAGCATTGCAGCGTTCATCGGCGCCTCCAACGCTTGCTAAACGCTTTGCTGCAAAGGAAGCTTGCGCAAAAGCATTGGGTACAGGAATGAGCGCAGGCGTATTTTGGAAAGATATGGGCGTTGTGAACGACCCAAACGGGAAACCCACGCTTGTTCTGACGGGCGGCGCACTAAAGCGCCTGGAGGCGATGACCCCCAAAGGGTACAGCGCCAGCATCCATTTAACATTGACCGATGAATATCCGAATGCGCAGGCCTTTGTGATTATTGAGGCTATTAAAAAGGATTGA
- the lepB gene encoding signal peptidase I — MKQNQSAVPAKNVQNEQPKDDGLFEFLRTLTVAALIAIVFRAFFFEPFSIPSGSMVPTLLVGDYLFVSKYSYGYSGLSVGLGFLEHTFGLKLPAGRYGQTNKPQRGDVIVFKVPYDGKTDYVKRLIGLPGDTLQMVEGRLHVNGEVVPRDVTGSYNITGDDLEEDHEAFRQPFNLPAIEYNEILPGGRQHHILEMSDDRQLDDTQAYKVPEGHYFVMGDNRDNSQDSRVMRRVGFVPEENLVGRAEFIFFSLKNGSPFWQLWKWPSHLRFDRMLKPIR; from the coding sequence ATGAAACAAAATCAATCCGCCGTGCCCGCAAAAAATGTACAAAACGAGCAGCCAAAAGATGATGGCCTGTTCGAATTTCTTCGCACGCTGACCGTTGCTGCGCTCATTGCAATTGTATTCCGCGCGTTCTTCTTTGAACCGTTCAGTATTCCATCGGGTTCCATGGTGCCGACCTTGCTGGTAGGTGATTATTTGTTTGTTTCGAAATATTCTTACGGCTATAGCGGGCTTTCTGTTGGTTTGGGTTTTTTGGAACACACCTTTGGTTTGAAATTGCCTGCTGGCCGTTATGGCCAAACGAATAAACCGCAGCGCGGTGATGTGATTGTGTTTAAGGTTCCGTATGATGGTAAAACAGACTACGTAAAACGTCTCATCGGTTTGCCGGGCGATACCCTTCAGATGGTAGAAGGCCGTTTACATGTGAATGGCGAAGTGGTTCCACGTGATGTAACAGGCAGCTACAACATTACTGGCGATGATCTGGAAGAAGACCATGAAGCGTTTCGCCAGCCATTTAATCTTCCTGCGATTGAATATAATGAAATATTACCTGGTGGTCGCCAACACCACATTCTGGAAATGAGTGATGATAGGCAGCTAGATGATACGCAAGCTTATAAGGTGCCGGAAGGCCATTATTTTGTCATGGGCGACAACCGCGATAATTCGCAAGACAGCCGCGTGATGCGCCGTGTTGGGTTTGTGCCGGAAGAAAATCTTGTTGGCCGCGCGGAGTTTATTTTCTTCTCGTTGAAAAACGGCTCTCCATTCTGGCAGTTGTGGAAATGGCCAAGCCATTTGCGCTTTGATCGTATGTTAAAACCAATCCGATGA
- the rnc gene encoding ribonuclease III: MTPAYKNLTSKLGYTFKDEPLLRDAMTHPSQERDNKKVSSYERLEFLGDRVLSLLIAEWLYEIYPNESEGELAKRHAALVNRDCLAEIAETLALSECLHLVNPDDLRRGRVNILSDALEALIGAIYKDSAQQLDILRLLIKQLWQPFIHRDAAPQDAKSALQEWAQGKGLPLPEYRVISQSGPVHAPTFIVSVQVKGFEAVEADGASKRDAEKKAATMLWQKLVKA, encoded by the coding sequence ATGACACCGGCTTACAAAAACCTCACCTCAAAACTGGGCTATACCTTTAAGGATGAGCCCTTGCTGCGCGATGCGATGACTCATCCCAGCCAAGAAAGGGATAATAAAAAAGTATCCAGCTACGAACGGCTGGAATTTTTAGGAGACCGTGTTCTATCGCTGTTGATTGCTGAATGGCTTTATGAAATTTATCCGAATGAAAGCGAAGGCGAATTGGCAAAACGACATGCCGCGCTGGTCAACCGCGATTGCCTTGCGGAAATCGCTGAAACACTTGCATTGTCGGAATGTTTGCATCTCGTCAATCCCGATGATTTACGCAGGGGCCGCGTGAATATTTTATCCGATGCGCTCGAAGCGCTGATCGGTGCAATTTACAAAGATAGTGCCCAACAGTTGGATATCTTGCGTCTTCTGATTAAACAGCTTTGGCAACCGTTCATTCATCGTGATGCCGCGCCGCAAGATGCAAAAAGTGCATTGCAGGAATGGGCGCAGGGCAAGGGATTGCCGCTGCCCGAATATCGCGTCATTAGCCAGTCAGGTCCGGTGCATGCGCCAACCTTTATTGTGTCTGTTCAAGTCAAAGGGTTTGAAGCGGTAGAGGCAGATGGTGCATCCAAACGCGATGCAGAAAAGAAAGCTGCAACCATGCTGTGGCAGAAATTGGTGAAGGCATGA
- the era gene encoding GTPase Era — protein sequence MSEQSCGYVTLLGVPNAGKSTLLNQIVGQKLAIVSAKPQTTRARMLGIVMEGDAQIIFVDTPGIFNPKKPIEKAMVGAAWGGADDADVILLVVDVTHRQPDSGTQEILQHIKHQHNEKPVWLVLNKVDAATNKGRLLPIVEALHKEHDFAQTFMVSAKDGEGVKDIIAKLGTAMPKGPWLYDPEQITDMPERVMAAEITREQLFIQLSQELPYSATVETDAWEQFENGEAKVTQTIYVERDGQKAIVIGKGGEQLKAIGAAARAEMAKAFGFKVHLFLHVKVKEDWQQHKEFYESRGLTKQD from the coding sequence ATGAGTGAACAATCCTGCGGATATGTAACATTGCTGGGCGTACCCAACGCCGGTAAATCCACGTTGCTCAATCAGATTGTGGGACAAAAACTGGCAATTGTTAGCGCAAAGCCGCAAACTACCCGCGCGCGTATGCTGGGGATTGTCATGGAAGGTGATGCGCAGATTATTTTTGTGGATACGCCGGGCATTTTTAATCCCAAAAAACCGATTGAAAAAGCCATGGTCGGCGCGGCATGGGGCGGGGCAGATGATGCCGATGTGATTTTGTTGGTTGTTGATGTAACGCACCGCCAGCCTGACAGCGGCACGCAGGAAATTTTACAGCACATTAAGCACCAGCATAACGAGAAACCCGTATGGCTGGTATTGAACAAGGTGGATGCTGCAACGAATAAAGGGCGTCTATTGCCGATTGTGGAAGCGTTGCATAAAGAACATGATTTTGCGCAGACCTTTATGGTGTCGGCAAAAGACGGCGAAGGCGTGAAGGATATTATTGCTAAGCTAGGCACTGCGATGCCCAAAGGCCCATGGCTGTATGATCCCGAACAAATTACCGATATGCCGGAACGCGTTATGGCCGCTGAAATCACCCGCGAACAGCTATTTATCCAGCTATCGCAGGAACTGCCCTATAGCGCAACAGTTGAAACCGATGCATGGGAACAATTTGAAAATGGTGAAGCCAAAGTCACGCAAACCATTTATGTGGAACGCGATGGACAAAAAGCGATTGTCATTGGCAAGGGCGGCGAACAACTCAAAGCAATAGGCGCAGCCGCGCGTGCAGAAATGGCAAAAGCATTTGGTTTTAAAGTGCATTTATTCCTGCACGTCAAGGTGAAGGAAGATTGGCAACAGCATAAAGAATTTTATGAAAGTCGCGGCTTAACGAAGCAAGATTAA
- a CDS encoding Dps family protein, with protein sequence MAKKAKKVPKQAARKASPSDAVAKCLNVVLADTYILALKTHGFHWNVEGPLFLQLHEFFGKQYEALTDAADELAERLRALDTYAPASFAQFSRLGNIMEETKVPSPEGMIAQLLSDFEVLAEDLVNGIDAADEADDVDTEDLLTGQLHEVHKTAWMLRTMLRGK encoded by the coding sequence ATGGCCAAGAAAGCAAAAAAAGTTCCTAAGCAAGCTGCGCGCAAAGCATCGCCCAGCGATGCCGTTGCGAAATGCTTGAATGTTGTTTTGGCTGATACCTATATCTTGGCGCTTAAAACGCATGGCTTTCACTGGAATGTGGAAGGGCCATTGTTTTTGCAACTGCATGAATTTTTCGGCAAGCAATATGAAGCATTGACCGATGCCGCAGATGAACTTGCAGAACGCCTTCGTGCCCTTGATACCTATGCGCCTGCATCCTTCGCTCAATTTTCCCGCCTTGGCAACATTATGGAAGAAACGAAGGTTCCATCGCCCGAGGGGATGATCGCGCAATTACTTTCCGATTTTGAAGTATTGGCTGAAGATCTGGTAAATGGTATCGACGCGGCCGATGAAGCCGATGATGTGGATACCGAAGATTTACTGACGGGGCAATTACACGAAGTGCATAAAACCGCGTGGATGCTACGCACAATGTTACGGGGCAAATAA
- a CDS encoding pyridoxal phosphate-dependent aminotransferase, with protein MSMLAARLANVKPSPTMAVTQKAAELKAAGRDVIGLGAGEPDFDTPDHVKEGAYKAIREGKTKYTAVDGTPELKKAIQGKFKRENGLDYGLDQITVSTGGKQVLFNAIMATVNPGDEVIIPAPYWVSYPDMVALAEGKSVIISCPADKNFKLQPEDLEKAITPKTKWLIMNSPSNPTGSAYSKTEMKAITDVLLKHPHVYVMSDDIYEHLLYDGFEFCTPAQVEPKLYDRTLTINGVSKAYSMTGWRIGYAGGPKDIIKAMGAIQGHSTTNPSSISQAAAVEALNGPQGFLKDWVESFKSRRDLVVGMLNQSNGLTCKRPEGAFYVYPSCAGTIGKKTPDGQVIQNDEDFVKYLLQAEGVAVVHGSAFGLSPHFRISYAISSKSLEEACQRIQRACANLR; from the coding sequence ATGTCTATGCTTGCTGCCCGTCTTGCCAATGTCAAACCATCGCCCACGATGGCTGTTACGCAAAAGGCTGCCGAGCTGAAAGCTGCTGGTCGTGACGTGATCGGTCTTGGCGCAGGCGAGCCAGATTTTGATACACCCGACCATGTAAAGGAAGGCGCATACAAAGCCATCCGCGAAGGTAAGACCAAGTATACTGCTGTTGATGGTACGCCAGAATTGAAAAAAGCCATTCAAGGAAAATTCAAACGTGAAAACGGTTTGGATTATGGGCTTGACCAGATCACCGTCAGTACTGGCGGCAAACAGGTGTTGTTCAATGCCATCATGGCTACCGTAAATCCCGGTGATGAAGTCATTATTCCGGCACCCTACTGGGTTTCATATCCAGACATGGTTGCATTGGCCGAAGGTAAATCGGTTATCATCTCCTGCCCTGCTGATAAAAATTTCAAATTACAGCCCGAAGATTTAGAAAAAGCCATTACGCCAAAAACCAAATGGCTGATCATGAATTCGCCCAGCAACCCGACAGGCTCAGCCTATTCCAAGACTGAAATGAAGGCGATTACCGATGTATTGCTGAAGCATCCGCATGTCTATGTGATGAGCGATGATATTTACGAACATCTTCTCTATGACGGGTTTGAATTCTGCACACCCGCACAGGTGGAACCCAAATTATACGACCGCACCTTAACGATTAATGGCGTATCCAAAGCATACTCCATGACCGGTTGGCGAATTGGATATGCGGGCGGACCAAAGGATATCATCAAAGCAATGGGCGCAATTCAGGGGCACTCCACCACCAACCCATCATCCATCAGTCAGGCAGCAGCCGTTGAGGCATTGAATGGCCCGCAAGGGTTCCTAAAAGACTGGGTTGAATCATTTAAATCGCGCCGCGATTTGGTGGTTGGCATGCTAAATCAAAGCAACGGCCTTACCTGCAAACGCCCTGAAGGCGCGTTTTACGTATACCCAAGCTGTGCTGGAACGATTGGTAAAAAAACACCCGATGGCCAAGTGATCCAAAACGACGAGGACTTCGTAAAATACTTACTACAAGCCGAAGGCGTTGCAGTGGTTCATGGTTCTGCATTTGGGCTTTCCCCCCATTTCCGCATTTCCTATGCCATTTCCAGCAAATCACTTGAGGAGGCATGCCAACGCATTCAGCGCGCCTGTGCTAATTTACGTTAG
- the pgi gene encoding glucose-6-phosphate isomerase, with product MTQLTQTAIWSEIIKSSQSLKSQHLRDLFASNPHRFEQMSMYVGEVFLDYSRQCLTPQTIELLASCLEQQDFTKKRAGLFAGDKVNASEGRAALHIALRSSDSKTPNYKEIKAERERALEFAEKLRAKAVIGASGKAIKNIIHIGIGGSDLGPQHLVTALGDELSPHIVFIRNVDAAPIANAMAQLNPHETMVFVASKTFTTAETMLNANTVLGWLSDALGKDKALQHVVALTAAPDKAKAHGVDEARIFRFWDWVGGRFSVWSSIGLPAMAAMGRKKFIEFLRGGEAMDNHFYDAPLLVNMPVVLAMLSVWNINVLGYQARAVLPYSEALREWPSYLQQLEMESLGKSVDKDGKAISYSTAPVVFGMTGTPAQHAFMQALHQGTQIIPAEIIMVKAGHPKLPGHHAMLNANGLAQAEALQQGKQTDDLQKSFSGNRPSSILVLDRLSPFAVGELLALYEHKVFTESVFWNLNPFDQWGVELGKTLATPIQNALETDAAPNGAAAGLIKRLRNL from the coding sequence ATGACACAATTAACACAAACAGCCATCTGGTCAGAAATTATTAAAAGCTCGCAAAGCTTAAAGTCGCAGCATTTGCGGGATTTGTTTGCAAGCAATCCTCACCGCTTTGAACAGATGAGCATGTATGTTGGCGAAGTGTTCCTTGATTATTCGCGTCAATGCCTGACGCCGCAAACAATCGAATTGCTGGCAAGCTGTTTGGAACAACAGGATTTTACAAAAAAACGCGCCGGCTTATTTGCCGGTGACAAAGTTAATGCAAGCGAAGGCCGTGCAGCGTTGCATATCGCGCTTCGTTCATCGGATAGCAAAACGCCGAATTATAAAGAAATAAAAGCTGAGCGTGAACGTGCATTAGAATTCGCAGAAAAACTTCGCGCGAAAGCTGTTATTGGTGCTTCGGGCAAAGCTATCAAAAATATTATTCATATCGGTATTGGTGGTTCTGATTTGGGCCCCCAACATCTGGTAACCGCGCTGGGTGATGAATTATCACCCCATATCGTCTTTATACGAAATGTGGATGCTGCTCCGATTGCAAACGCCATGGCGCAATTAAACCCGCACGAGACAATGGTGTTTGTTGCTTCCAAAACATTTACGACAGCTGAAACCATGTTGAATGCCAACACAGTGCTTGGTTGGTTATCTGATGCGCTTGGTAAAGACAAAGCGTTGCAGCATGTTGTTGCATTGACCGCAGCGCCGGATAAAGCCAAAGCACATGGCGTGGATGAAGCGCGCATCTTCCGTTTCTGGGATTGGGTTGGTGGGCGTTTCTCTGTCTGGTCATCTATTGGGTTGCCTGCAATGGCTGCAATGGGCCGTAAAAAATTCATCGAATTCCTGCGTGGTGGCGAAGCCATGGATAACCATTTTTACGATGCGCCATTACTCGTGAACATGCCGGTGGTGCTCGCCATGCTTAGCGTGTGGAACATTAACGTGCTGGGTTATCAAGCGCGCGCGGTGTTGCCGTATTCCGAAGCGCTTCGCGAATGGCCCAGCTATTTGCAGCAATTGGAAATGGAAAGCCTTGGCAAATCGGTGGATAAGGATGGTAAGGCCATTTCTTATTCAACAGCGCCAGTAGTGTTTGGTATGACAGGAACGCCTGCACAACACGCATTCATGCAGGCATTACATCAAGGAACGCAAATTATTCCTGCCGAAATTATCATGGTGAAAGCCGGACATCCAAAACTACCCGGCCATCATGCGATGCTTAATGCCAACGGCCTTGCGCAGGCTGAAGCATTGCAACAAGGCAAACAAACAGATGATTTGCAAAAAAGCTTTTCCGGCAATCGGCCCAGCAGCATTTTGGTGCTTGATAGATTGTCGCCATTTGCGGTTGGCGAACTGCTTGCTTTGTATGAACATAAAGTCTTTACCGAAAGCGTGTTCTGGAATTTAAACCCATTTGATCAATGGGGCGTTGAGCTGGGCAAAACACTCGCTACGCCAATTCAAAACGCTTTAGAAACAGATGCCGCGCCAAATGGTGCAGCTGCTGGCCTTATCAAGCGTTTAAGAAATCTTTAA